Sequence from the Amaranthus tricolor cultivar Red isolate AtriRed21 chromosome 1, ASM2621246v1, whole genome shotgun sequence genome:
TTAGCCTGGAGGGATTCTTAGGAAATTTTGTGCTATGGAGCAGTTTggatcaatataatttataatgacAGATTATAAAATTGGTTTAAATAGATCTGGAATATTACTTAATTTAAATaagatatattttataaataagatATACAAGTAGATTATTAATAAGAATTATGATGCTATTTTTTGAAATGTGTCTTCTCATTTTCCTATCTTATCAACGACAATCTATTCTACTATTTGTTTATAGTCTTAGTCATCAAAATAGTATTTGCGTACAAAGTCAGGTCAATTAAGGatataaaatagataaaattatatgaatttCACACCACATCTGTTTAAGTTGGACTTGGTATCGGTATTAATTTGATGGGTAGCAAGTGGATGAGTATGCAAAGTCTTACCCACTGGATAATGCATGAGTAGGTTGTGGGTACGAGGTCTTACCCACTGGATAATGCATGAGTAGGTTGTGGGTACGAGGTCTTACCCACTGGATAATGCATGAGTAGGTTGTGGGTACGAGGTCTTACCCACTGGATAATGCATGAGTAGGTCCACCTTATATGCACCCACCCTGCACCATACCCACTCAACTCGTGTCATGTCTCTTGCATATGTCACATGTATAATGTACTACTTTATATCAATTATGCAAAACTTCAATTTAACACTATtgacaaaaattataaacattaattttatcttattacATTGCAACGTTTACATAAAAATAGACATATTAAATTCATATTGAATCACGATTGTATAGAGCACATATAACGCAAATATGGAGTGAATGTGTGGCAGATTTAAGGTATATACACCCATGATGTGTATATCCATATGGCCATAGCCCATAGTCGGTGAGGATGAATTTAAATGCATTTTCAAAGGACAAACatgattataaaaattttatccgTCATCATTAATAAATAGGTggtagaaatgaaaattttttaggTGGGTACAGATTTAAAAGAGCATAACGCACCCACCCATACAATTATACAAAGTAGAGTTTTACCTCTACTCTGTGAAGCTACTGCATCATTATCATTTAGCCTCTTCTAACCCCAAACAATATGGAATAATCAGACTCAGACTAGAAGGATGTAGTCATACCTTCAGCTTACTTTATTATTGTAATCGAAGATAACCCACCCCTCTCCAGAGAAAATTATACATCCTCAACTCATTCATCTTCTAACGAACAAGTCGAACCTGAACAAAACGAATCTTACAGTATCGTATGTCAGCCAAGGCCTTAGATTGGATTACGTATCTAATGGTGAATTTCTTAATAGAATATACAACATATTATAGGGCCTATAACAAAAACTTTGTGATAGAGTAGTAACATATTAACGGTCTCACCTTGTAGCCCcacaatatgttatatactctattatcTCTCGGCTTCTGTTTTTCTACCCCTCCACGATGCCTCTTCCCGACAGCTATCAGATACTCATCACCCAACTAAGTATATAGCAAATTCAAATGGACAGAAAGCATGCATAAGACGAGCAATTAGCATGATGGAAAGAGGTAACTTTAATAACATGCTATAAAGAGCATCAATTGGATCACATAAGACTAAAAAAGGGTCAAAAAAGCAGCACCAACAGCTTGACAAAACTCACTTCCAAGGCATTCAATGAAAGATCATCATCAACCAGCATAAACCAACATTAAAGTCATTATAAACATACAAAATACATAATCTTTATTGCTAAACTCATATCTGAATTCATTGCAGTATTACATTCCCACTTTCACAACAagaattatgaagaaaatacaCCAATACATACTCTAAAGTATTCTACATTACTACCAAGAATAAGCATATGCTCTAAGCAGTGAAAAAATACAATCAACAAATTGTGGAAAAAACAATACAACTAATTTCTCTCGATTTGCTACATTGAGGAATCCAATACAAGAGCTGATTGGTATAAATGTAGCAAATTGAATGGGACGGATTCAAATCGTCACACCATTTTGTTCAACCTTCTTACTCTTCTCATATTCCTCCAACTCTTTGATCCACAAATCAGCAAACTCACAATCCTTCCACGCCTCGAACCAAGGCCCGCCAAGAGTGTAATGGATGGCCTTGGGTTCGGTCTCTGGTTTACCCTCGACAGCCCGGTTATGACCCACAAGAAAATTCCACACAAAAGGGACTTCCCCAATCTCATTATCCTCTAACCATTGAAATCTATGAAGAAATGCTCCAGTTTGTGTGTTGACAATCTCAGGTGTTAAAATCTTATTCTTTGAATGCCCACAATTATACAACACCATTGAAGACCAATTCTTTCTAGGGTAAACAGTTTGAACAGCACCATCCATTTTAGTGGTTTCTTTAGGGGCATAATCATGTTGAACACACATAATTGCaaatttatcatcaattaaatcaACTAATTCCTTAATATCAGATAAGTAAAGGAAATCACAATCAACAAACATAGCCCAACCTTCAAAATTAGCCAAATGCGGGGTTAAAAATCTGGAGAAAGAAAACTCAGTACTTTCTAATTTCCCTCTTTCTCTCCAATAAAGCCCTTTTTGCCTTAATTCAGATTGTTTAATAGGGTGAATTTCAACAGGAATTGAAGAACGTTTAAGAATTGAATACTTGCAAACTTCATATGCAATGTCTTCTTTTGGATCATACCCGATGAAGATCATGAACGGAATTGGGGATTCACCATTGCTTGATTTTGAATCCATGGCAACTGATCCCATTTGTGGATTTCTGCAAAGGTTGATCTGAAAAGAAAAATGCCCAGAAAGAAATTAGCGATCTTGAGGGGGAATTCTTAATTGGGTAATCGAGAAATCGAGAAAATAGGGATTGATTGGAAGAGAAGATATTTACCAAGAAAAGAGCACCGACAGATCTTTGTGGAAAGAGGAGATGAAGAGAGGAGAAATAAATGTGAAAGGTATAAATAGAGTGAAGGAGAATAAGTGCGAGTGTGAGGCTGTGAGCTGTTAAAAGGGTGAAAATCCAATTTGGAATAATGTAAGAAAAAAGTGATAGTTATATTTGGTCTCAAATATTGTTTCCGTTTGAAATGTTATAtatgaaaaaggagaaatttaattaatatttttgagatatatttaaaagataaaacatatctatattatatcttgttagatttatgttaatgtatattttttattggttatttttttaaaacttttatcaTGTCGTATTAAGACatattaaaactcaaaaattacttttaaaattgtgcaaaaaataaacaaaaacaaaaaaaaacgaaaGGAGTATTTATTTCAGCTGAGATTAGTTTGATTTTTGGGATTAAAAAATTGTTAAGATTGAAAAGTTAATGGTGACTAGAATTGTTCATTATAGTCATTAGATCGATTTTAAACAAATATTCATATTTCGAGTTAGTTTAAAGTCACGTTTTGCAtccatatttttatatatttttgaatttattttgaaattaggTAAATCAAGTTTAATTATAAGATCAggtaaatattaaattagatCTGTTTTGAATACTTGTAAATTGACCTAACAAAATTTGGGATTGGGTTGAATAAAGTTGAAAAATCAGTGGACCACCCACGTTAATTGGGCATACGATGTCTGGTTTTAATTGTTTTAGACAGAAAATGAAGAAACGGAAGGGTAGCGTACGTTGTCATAGTGATATAGTTTTGAATTGGGTACATAGCTTAGTTaaatgcttaaattaattaaagttttcattttttttaatttttttaattttttattattaagtaTTTAAAGTGTCATTTTAGTTGTTATAAAATTGACATATTAGATATTAAAAtacaaagtattttttttatttggactCTTCATATGGACTTGTCATGAAATAGACTCATATAAGAGTCGGCTAGTTGCTCTAGTTTTGTAGTAGTTTGTGcaagtattaaaattttatttaatttgaactAGATCTaaaatttaagtaaataatattGAGTCATAACTAGTAAATTTTGATCGGCAATGTGAAAATGATTTGTtccaaatatatatatcaaaatttaAGTCAAATTTGAACTTtactattttgtcttattttcttaaatttctcatttgtatttttgtttcatGTCAAGATCCACTATATCTAGACTTTTTTGAGTTAAATAgtttttgaaatgaattttaagtATATATTGATGGgaatttagaattgaaagttaGCATCTTTTGTCATAAtaattcttcattatttttatggaaATTTAATGGAATTTTCCATCAaagttttttctttattttcctcTAAGCTTTCTTCTTTATTTTCCTCTAAGCTTTCTTCTTATCCTCTTAATCGAGACAAAAATTTTACTTCCACAAAGTAAAATAGATTTTGTTTTGATACTAAAGAATTATATTTTTGGCGAATTTGTCGGTAATAATTgatgaaaataataatgaaaaattattataattttaataagagAATCTCTTAATAAGCTTAACAATTATGCTCATTTAAATTGCAGTCTCTACCAAATACCAATGTTGCTATATAAATATAACTCAACATTAAGACCCTTTGATTAAGTCCGAGCAACTCCTTTATAATCAATGGAATCATGGCTTGAACCAACCTAAGTCATAGCCTaaatcattttattaaaaattctattttataTTCAATTGTGCGATATATagcacataaaaaataatagtcaagAGGACAATAATTTCAGCTCGCCTTATACTATTATTCAAATTATGCGTGTTTACAACTAACGCTCTATGTGATGTACTCTTTAAGTTGTACTTAAAAGTTTGTTTATGATGATTTTGAAAGTAATGAGTAATGTTTTAGAAAGTAAAAATAGGGGACACATCACATGTAACTTCATATTAAACTACTTGGAACAACTAGTTAGTATTTATATAAAGTAATACCTTCTCAATCATCCCTCAGAAACTGTAATTCTTTTAGAAAAACTAATCAACTTTAACGACTTATTTTATCCTCCAACAAAGTATTACAAACttctaaaatataatattaatatattcttAATTGTATGAACTTGTTATATACATGTGTTAACTATATAAGCTATGGAATTGACAGAAAGAGTATACAGGGGTCCTTTGGTACTTAGACTTTTACATTGgttttttggttggcttttggcttttgaCTTATTAGTTAGTCAAACCGCCAAAataagtgtttggtaaatggcttttaaatCAGCTGAAAAAGTTaacttttaaatcaaaataaaaagctaCTCCGGTCagcttttttgctttttttgtaggcttttggcttgttggtctacttttctctaataaacagccgATAGtaaatacttaaatttaccaaacatctctatAAACACTTGGTTTTTTAGCTAACTTAAAAGCCAAAAAACTAGTCAACATTTTTAACTGATCAAACAAGCAAACTAAAAAAGCCAAGAGCCACTTTCCAATATAGCTAATTACTCTAAAATTTCATGGACTTGACTTAGACTTGGTAGTAGAATCTCCCGGCTAAGAGAAAGCTGTGTACAGATGAGTAGAAAGAGATGGGACTATATTTTACTACATATTCAATTGAAAGAAGATATCAAAAATATTATTGAAATGCACTAACATgggatataccaaatagtttaaaatttattgaatatgtcttgGAAAACATTaaagcactatatatatgaACATTGGCAAACCAAGTTCTCTTTACCTTTTTGGcaaaacatatattaaaattctcaTAAAAATAGCTATTTATCCATTTTTTGGGAAAAATATTTGTTATCCAAAGGTCAACTTCATCAATGGATAGTTACTCTGATCACATCAAGAAGCGCCACCATGAGAAAGGATGGATCTATGCTTGGTTTGccacttttttctttctttgcctTTTTCAAGTTGTATCATGTACTCATGTCCCACTCTAACTTTGTTACATtgagttttttaaaatataattaattttggtTGATCAGTGTGAATGAAAAATATGtggataatataaatatattaatgtatcGACTAAATAAAGAGatataaagaaaattataaaacattaaaatcttattttattatttgtttatccACTTGTTTGTAGCTAAATTTTTAGGAcacaaaatcaattttatgaagtttttttgaacttcttttcaaattttaatttgtaaaaagcCTTTTGTTTGAAAACACTTTTAATCGAGAAACTACtattttatgaaatttggtGAATTAGTGCGATGAATTTAAAGTCATTATAAGGTATGAGATGAGTTTTTCCATTTGATCTATAACATATAAATTATCTTTTGGACATTTACATAACCCACTATttgctttgtttttttaaaatttttggtcTCATACCTGTTTAAGTTTACTTCATTCTAATGCAGCTTATTCACTCTGTGCTGCTGCTTCTGCTGTTACGAAGCGTGCGAGGGCTGTCTGGAGATTTTCTGCTGCTGTTGTGACTCTCATGATAAAAAGAATGAATAATTTCTACTTTTCTGATCATATTTTACATTTCATGTTCTGACAGTGTgcaaacagaaaaagaaaaaggaaatgaaaaaaaaatgagctGTAAATGTATAATtgttacaaataaataaatggaaCTATTTTCTTTTCTGATTTTAATGTGCTTTAAAGTGTCATTAATTTCCCTTCAATTGTCCACATTGCATAGCAGAACTTGAAGATTAATTTGCCGAGCTTGTCTCCCAAAGAATTATCTAGAGTTGGGAAAAAAGTGTGCATTTCATATGAATTATTAATGTACAGTAGTACAAGATAGTAAAATGAGACGAAACAATGAATCAAGAATCAACCAACCTTGGATTACATACAGTCGTACAACCTATCATTAAACCAAGAGAATAGGGTTTCTCCCCTCATCTATTTCAACGACGAGTGTACGTTTTGGATTGCATCCACTCGGTCCTTCCTTGTACAGTGTAGGTAGGTATGCTTTGTAGGCAGGCAAGTAACGAGAAACAAAGTCGAAAACCTGCAGAGTGCACCCCCGTGAACTTATTACTATCAGTCTAATAATCTAAAAGGACATATTTTGCAAAATTCTCCAACAATATAGAGAAAAAAGAACGATAACAGAAAAAGTACTGAAAGATGAATTCAAACCCACCTCCTCATCCGTCATCCCTGATTTTCCATCTGCCCTCATGGCCTGCTCTGCCTGTAAATGCACAAAAAACTTATTTCTTAGTCTACTTGCATAAAAAGGAAAACACGACAGGAATCAGAGAACAAGAAGATGGATAGACCTGAAGTCTCCACTGATAGACACAACTTGGATCTGTGATCTTGATTACCACCCATGCGTCTATATACTTGTCCCATGCATCGTAATAAGCTCGTAGATTATTATTTACTATTTCAAGCTGTATGAACAGGAATTAacacgataaacaatgaattaGGATGTGATGGTAGACACTGTGTTAATATATTGCCAGAGAGCTAACCTGTGGATCAACAGCTTTAACAACTTCATCTGGAAGGGGTTTGAAACCCAACATCCAGCCTTCAAACAGGATAACCTACAAAGGGCAGCAACacaaattagtaaaaataaatgcACATAAATTACAAAGAAGAAAAAGGTTTACAGTGTTCAATGAATTTATGCGATATGAGCTTAAATTATATAGGATTGTGAGTCTAATGTCGTCCAAAGCTCCCTCAAGAAATGCATGATATCTCTTTGTTTATATAGAAGGATGCCTCTCCATACTGGCATGTGACAACACAGCTGAAGCATAGACCCCATGAAAGTTTATCGATTACTGACAGAAATTGAGGTCATATTTGTATACAGCATTTGCTTTTATCAAAAGGTGGTgacacataaaaacccttgcAAACATGCCTTTGAAAATACAACCACCAAAATGAATCCTGTTTGATATCCCCGTACGCCAACCCCCTCAATACTTGGAAATTGGAATCAGTACATAACTTCTGAAGGACTTTAGATGAAAAATACCAATGATACATGGTGTAACTGGTATAACTGGACAGAAATAAGGATCTATAAGAGGCCCCTCACTTAGATTTTCTTACATTACATCCTGGAGTTACACAATTCCCTATGAAGGAGGGCACACCTTGCTCCTACTAAACAAGtcctatatatttaaaaacagcTAAGTTTTCTTAAGACAGCCTCCGCTGCCACCAAAATTCTTCATCTGCATGTTATTTTTTCGTAAGAGCCACTGAAAGCCTCATCAAAATGTTTGAAAAGATCTCTTGACCATTTCAACCCTCAATTTTAACACCTTATCTATTGA
This genomic interval carries:
- the LOC130826047 gene encoding protein CDI — protein: MGSVAMDSKSSNGESPIPFMIFIGYDPKEDIAYEVCKYSILKRSSIPVEIHPIKQSELRQKGLYWRERGKLESTEFSFSRFLTPHLANFEGWAMFVDCDFLYLSDIKELVDLIDDKFAIMCVQHDYAPKETTKMDGAVQTVYPRKNWSSMVLYNCGHSKNKILTPEIVNTQTGAFLHRFQWLEDNEIGEVPFVWNFLVGHNRAVEGKPETEPKAIHYTLGGPWFEAWKDCEFADLWIKELEEYEKSKKVEQNGVTI